A section of the Saccopteryx leptura isolate mSacLep1 chromosome 6, mSacLep1_pri_phased_curated, whole genome shotgun sequence genome encodes:
- the GPR132 gene encoding probable G-protein coupled receptor 132: MPGNAAPAANAPLMVLLPPGGAAAAPCNASLACSVANCSASYEASRVLVVVVYSAVCVLGLPANCLTAWLTLLQALQGSVLAVYLFCLALCELLYASTLPLWVLYVQNQHRWALGPWACKVTGYVFFCNLYVSILFLCCISCDRFVAVVYALESRGRRRRRTAVLISLSVFLLVGLVHSPVFEMEDEGTCFEKVPLDDRTARYYYARFTVGFALPLSVIAFTNHRIFQSIKRSEGLSAARKARVRHTAIAVVVIFLACFAPYHLVLLTKAAAFSYYSGHGGSTCAFEVSLCTVSVVFLCLTTVNSVADPIIYVLATDHSRQEVSRIRRKWKNWSTKTEAVKLTWSKDSEEVRPPMSLTNSCAFPRPVQPPGSQPGTWTPLGTLERLSQEPC, from the exons ATGCCAG GAAACGCCGCCCCCGCGGCCAACGCCCCCCTGATGGTGCTGCTCCCCCCTGGCGGTGCAGCCGCGGCCCCCTGCAACGCGTCGCTGGCCTGCAGCGTGGCCAACTGCAGCGCGTCCTACGAGGCGAGCcgggtgctggtggtggtggtctaCAGCGCCGTGTGCGTGCTGGGGCTGCCGGCCAACTGCCTGACGGCCTGGCTGACGCTGCTGCAGGCGCTGCAGGGCAGCGTGCTGGCCGTCTACCTGTTCTGCCTGGCGCTCTGCGAGCTGCTCTACGCCAGCACCCTGCCGCTGTGGGTCCTGTACGTGCAGAACCAGCACCGCTGGGCCCTGGGGCCGTGGGCCTGCAAGGTGACCGGCTACGTCTTCTTCTGCAACCTCTACGTCAGCATCCTCTTCCTGTGCTGCATCTCCTGCGACCGCTTCGTGGCCGTGGTCTACGCCCTGGAGAGCCGGGGCCGCCGGCGCCGGAGGACGGCCGTCCTCATCTCGCTGTCCGTGTTCCTGCTGGTCGGGCTGGTCCACTCCCCGGTCTTCGAGATGGAGGACGAGGGCACCTGCTTCGAGAAGGTGCCCCTGGACGACAGGACCGCCCGCTACTACTACGCGCGGTTCACCGTGGGGTTCGCCCTCCCGCTGTCCGTCATCGCCTTCACCAACCACCGCATCTTCCAGAGCATCAAGCGCAGCGAGGGCCTGAGCGCGGCCCGGAAGGCCAGGGTCAGGCACACGGCCATCGCGGTCGTGGTCATCTTCCTGGCTTGCTTCGCCCCCTACCACCTGGTGCTGCTCACCAAGGCCGCCGCCTTCTCCTACTACAGCGGCCACGGCGGCTCCACCTGCGCCTTCGAGGTCAGCCTGTGCACGGTCTCCGTGGTGTTCCTCTGCCTGACCACCGTGAACAGCGTGGCCGACCCCATCATCTACGTCTTGGCCACGGACCATTCGCGGCAAGAGGTGTCCAGAATCCGTCGGAAGTGGAAAAACTGGTCCACCAAGACGGAGGCGGTCAAACTCACGTGGTCGAAGGACTCGGAGGAGGTGCGACCGCCCATGTCACTTACGAACAGCTGCGCGTTTCCCAGGCCTGTCCAGCCCCCCGGGTCACAGCCGGGCACGTGGACCCCGCTGGGCACTCTGGAGAGGCTGAGCCAGGAGCCCTGCTGA